From the genome of Cololabis saira isolate AMF1-May2022 chromosome 4, fColSai1.1, whole genome shotgun sequence:
TCATCCCCTTATTCCAAATGTGGACTTCCTGCCTGGAGGAATGTGTGATGACCCCGGGCAGGTGCAGCTTGACTCCACTGACTCTGCTGTGGTACCCAGGGCAGGGAGCTGCATGCCGCCTCACTTAGTTGCAACGTCACTTTGGATATAAATAGCTTTACTGAAAGCGACGCAGGGACGGGAGGAATTCTGTCAACAGAGGGGGGGTAAGAGACCAGATATACTCGGCTTATAAAGAACCGACGGAGTCACTGCGTGCAGACAGCTTACTTTACAGAGTTACACAAACAGAAGAAGCTATACTTCTCTGGATACAGACACTCAGTCTGCATACTAAAGACATGGGCATGTATGGATCCAAGCCTCGGAAACAAGCGCAGGTCCTGATCCTGGGTCTGGACGGCTCAGGAAAAACCACGCTGCTCTACAAACTCAAATACAACCAGAGTGTTGTGACAGTGCCAACTGTGGGATTCAACGTGGAGATGCTGGAGACAGACAGAAGCAGCCCGGGACTGACGGTGTGGGATGTTGGGGGCCAGAAGAAAATGAGGCCCCACTGGAGGCATCACTATTCTGATACAGCTGGACTGATATTTGTGGTGGACAGCTGGGATGAGAAGCGACTGGAAGAGGCCCGCAAGGAACTCCATCGGGTAATTCAATCAGTTCATCCGTATTTAAAGTATCCGTTTAGCTTACTGCCCCTACTCAGCTTTTTTAAAGAAAGGAAGATCTTAGAAACAGTAATGCCCTTTTTCCTTTAATAATGTGTTTTGTTATTTAAGATGCATGTCTGACCTTTACTACAGAACAATGCCTGTACAGACACTACAAAAATGtttatgaataataataatgataataataataataataataataataataataataataataataataataatacattttatttatagagcacttttaaaatataattaaatggACAAGCAAGAAATTATATTTGAATGAATCATATTAATGAATTtttgcaaacaaacaaaaatagtgTGAGTTAATGTTGGGGCTTTTATCAATGCTTTTACTATCTTAATCATCCTCATTATTAAACTATTAAAGAACAAATCTTGTGACCTTTGTGACTTGCAGTTTTAATGTAATGTTTTTGGTTTCCTTAGCTATGCAACTATtactattgtttgttttattggttTTATATTATTTTGACTCATTTGGTGTTCTATTTTGGGGggttgaatttatttgaattgaattctctGCTGCTATATTCAGCACTTTGTAATATTGTTTATAAAAGtgcaatataaaaaatatatataataatatcagATTGTAACatcagtttgttttattttcattattctaATTGATTAATCAATAAATATAGACTAAAAAACTGTTATTATCTCAACAATTTATTCACTGTTTGCTTTCATTGCTGAAAGATACTAGAAAAACCATAGTGTTAAAGTAAAAAATCTTTCTTGCTTTACTAAGCCTAACATAAAAGGGTTTATGTTGCTGAATTATGCAACTAAAATgtccttcattttctttccttgtGTGTTTGTAGATCTTGAGATATGAGAGTCTCAGAGGAGTTCCTCTTGTGATTCTTGCCAACAAACAGGACCTTCTTGGGGCCCTCAGTCCGGAAGCCCTCTGCCTGAAACTGGACTTGAGGAGAGTGTGTGAAGGCAGGGCTTGGTTCATCCAGCCCTGTTCAGGAACCACCGGGATGGGACTCGAGGAAGGGTTCAGGAGAATGATTTATCTGATGAAGACACCGTTGAGACAGACTCAAGAGGACATTAAATTTAAAATGAGGTCTAAAGGCTTCAGCTTCACAGCAATGAAAAAAGTTATGCTCTGTGGCAGAtgatgactcttttttttttaaagttttatccATACCATGTGTAGGATTTGTCCTCTCCTTTCTAAGCGCCTCATCTCCAGACAGCCTATAGTGCACCTGATGATGGAAACACACAGTTTACAGTAAATCTGTGTGGTGCTGCTCCTTGGGACCCTCAGCGCATCTTCATCTGGTGAAGATAAACCATGAGGATTCATTGAGAAATCTCAGTTTACCTGAGTAGTTTTCAGACTACAGTCACAAGCCGTCATGAGCAGCCTCCATGTTTGAGTCTGCTCgatcaaaaaatatgcaaactgTAAATGGACAGTGATCAAATTAGATGTTTGTATCAATTTCCATTGTTTACTTACATGTTTTTCACATGTGCCATGCtgcatttgtttattttggaTCGTAAGTGACAGTGTCATCTCATGTCCGACTGCAGTGATCATCCCCTGCAGCTCAAACATGACCAAATCAAAGAAATCTGATTTATGACACTTTGAAGTTACTGTCAAATCTTTCAACTCAAAGACAGCAAAGTGCTGTTCCAGCAATGTTTAGACAGACTGTTGCTCTCAAATAAAATTATCTCAAATTGAATGAAGTGGCTCTGATCATGTGAAAAGCTAAaggggttttcataaacaacAAAGGAGAACTTAGATTAGATGTAAAAGCCCTGAAATGTTACTTCAGAGAGGGCCATTCATAACGTGTTTAAATGTTTCAAACCTCTTTCAAAAGACTGTTCAGATGGTTCATTGGTAGATATGAAGAACTAAATTTACAGGGGGTGCTTTCTCAAATAAGATTCGAAACCTCCTTCAGCCTAATAGTTAGAAGTTTAATGCGACATTCCAAGTTTATCTTATGTCCCATACAAGGAAACTAATATTTCACCGATTGTAAGACCAGCCTCGAACAAGGCCGATATACTTGGAGTCACAACCAGGTCCTCAAGAGTCTGGCAGCATAGGAGGAGAGCAACCAACTCCTTGCCCCTTTGAGTAACCAATTCCTTCAAGGTACCAGCCTTTATCCGAAAGGGACAGGAAAAGCCCAAGCATTCGCTGACTAAACCAGAAACTGGACAGACCCGGTATTCTGGTCTCCTTCACTCAAGTCGTTCTACATCGTAGAGCTCACCATCCCATGGGGAAATTCAGTTGAAGAGGCCTATGAGCGGAAGAAACTGTGCTATACAGAGCTGGCAGCAGACGCACCACAACGAGGATGGATCGCAAAAAACTACCCCGTTGAAGTGGGATGCAGAGGATTTGTGGCTTCTTCCACCATCAGGATGCTGAAAGACCTTGGAAGTCATGGACAGGCCTTGCAGCAGGCAGTTAAAGTATTATCTGAGGCAGCCGAAAAAATCAGCCAGTGGATATGACTCAAGGGGAAGGACCCTTGCTGGGCTCCAAGAACATCAAGATGATTCCCCCCCCCTTACTGAACTTACTGATTAGGGAAGAGGATAAGTTAAATATTCAAGCTAAATTATTCATGAAAATTAAACACTGACACTGTTAGTAGCCAGATGGAGAAATCCATCTATTGATCTCATTTCTATACCTGTCTCATCCTGCTGAGGGTAAATAGTGAGCCTGTCCCAGCTGTCAtcaaaccagaggggggggtcCACCAGTATAGGTGAAATAATCAACACTTatatatagatttattgaaAGATTCAATAGCATCCGTACAAACTTAGAATATATGTCAG
Proteins encoded in this window:
- the LOC133442381 gene encoding ADP-ribosylation factor-like protein 14, translating into MGMYGSKPRKQAQVLILGLDGSGKTTLLYKLKYNQSVVTVPTVGFNVEMLETDRSSPGLTVWDVGGQKKMRPHWRHHYSDTAGLIFVVDSWDEKRLEEARKELHRILRYESLRGVPLVILANKQDLLGALSPEALCLKLDLRRVCEGRAWFIQPCSGTTGMGLEEGFRRMIYLMKTPLRQTQEDIKFKMRSKGFSFTAMKKVMLCGR